A genomic window from Treponema maltophilum ATCC 51939 includes:
- a CDS encoding ArsR/SmtB family transcription factor: protein MNFTINDFDEEKLYDLADLFKIFGDTTRIKILYMLRKGELCVNDVAQELHMTQSAVSHQLKILRQSKLVRNRREGKSLFYSLNDDHVVTIIDQGMEHICE, encoded by the coding sequence ATGAATTTCACAATAAACGATTTCGACGAAGAAAAGCTTTACGATCTTGCCGACTTATTTAAAATCTTCGGCGATACGACACGCATTAAAATTCTGTACATGCTGCGCAAAGGTGAATTGTGCGTAAACGATGTGGCGCAGGAATTACATATGACTCAGTCGGCCGTTTCGCACCAGCTGAAGATTTTGCGCCAAAGCAAACTGGTGCGCAACCGGCGCGAAGGCAAATCGTTGTTTTATTCGCTGAACGACGATCACGTCGTTACGATTATAGATCAGGGTATGGAACATATTTGCGAATAA
- a CDS encoding heavy metal translocating P-type ATPase — protein sequence MAHSHEHEHSHEHSHEHGAEHEHTCSCGCSHEEGESSRMILRIVLTVVSFAAVKLLEKGPLSFIGTNKVAAVLLYAVPYLIIGYDVLWRALKNILHGEVFDENFLMSVATIGAMILGEYTEATAVMLFYQIGEALQDYAVTRSKKSITALMDIRPDYANIERDGELVQVPPSSIAVGSTIIVKPGEKIPLDGTISEGESSLNMAALTGESLPRDVKEGDDVLSGSVNLRGLLKITVTKEFGDSTVSKILEMVEHASEKKAKTETFIARFARVYTPIVVCSAVLLAVIPPLVFGGQWAEWIQRALIFLVISCPCALVISVPLGFFAGIGCASKNGILIKGGNYLEALAHVKTAVFDKTGTLTRGVFTVTAVHADTINEERLLELTALAERYSNHPISVSIKEEFRKRTGQNAESGAFEKRVSGVNEIAGQGITALVDGKTVCAGNTRLMDSVSAKWRNCSKFGTIVHVAVDGLYAGHIVITDEPKPNAAEAVRRLKKAGVKQTVMLTGDSKAAADYVASQLDIDIVYTDLLPNGKVEMVEKLLAQNESAESVKDTLAFTGDGINDAPVLALADVGIAMGALGSDAAIEAADVVLMDDDPAKLPLSIRIARRSLRIIHENIIFALGIKLLVLTLGAFGIANMWTAVFADTGVALLAVLNSMRALKIK from the coding sequence ATGGCACATTCACACGAGCACGAACATTCACATGAACATTCTCATGAACACGGCGCCGAACACGAGCACACCTGCTCTTGCGGCTGTTCGCACGAAGAAGGCGAAAGTTCCCGCATGATTTTACGCATCGTTTTGACGGTTGTAAGTTTTGCCGCCGTAAAGCTGCTTGAAAAAGGGCCGCTGTCGTTTATCGGTACGAATAAAGTCGCCGCCGTGCTTTTATACGCGGTTCCGTATCTTATTATCGGCTATGATGTTTTGTGGCGGGCTTTGAAAAATATTCTGCACGGAGAAGTTTTCGACGAAAACTTTTTAATGTCGGTCGCTACAATCGGCGCAATGATTTTGGGTGAATATACCGAGGCGACGGCGGTTATGCTGTTTTATCAAATCGGCGAAGCGCTGCAGGATTATGCGGTAACCCGATCGAAAAAATCCATAACCGCACTTATGGACATTCGTCCCGATTACGCCAATATCGAACGGGACGGCGAATTGGTACAAGTGCCGCCGTCTTCAATCGCAGTCGGAAGCACCATCATCGTAAAGCCGGGTGAAAAGATTCCCTTGGACGGCACAATAAGCGAAGGCGAAAGCAGCTTAAACATGGCCGCCTTAACCGGAGAATCGCTGCCCCGCGACGTAAAAGAGGGCGACGACGTGCTGAGCGGCAGCGTAAACCTGCGCGGACTTTTAAAAATCACGGTTACAAAAGAATTCGGCGATTCGACCGTATCGAAAATTTTGGAAATGGTCGAGCACGCATCCGAAAAAAAAGCGAAAACGGAAACGTTTATTGCGCGTTTTGCGCGTGTTTACACGCCGATTGTCGTGTGCAGTGCCGTTTTGCTGGCGGTTATACCTCCGCTCGTTTTCGGCGGCCAGTGGGCCGAATGGATTCAGCGCGCGCTTATATTTTTGGTTATATCGTGCCCCTGCGCACTGGTGATTTCGGTACCGCTTGGATTTTTTGCCGGCATAGGATGCGCGTCGAAAAACGGCATTTTAATTAAAGGCGGCAACTATCTCGAAGCTTTGGCGCATGTAAAAACGGCCGTGTTCGACAAAACGGGAACGCTTACGCGCGGCGTCTTTACGGTAACGGCGGTTCATGCGGACACAATCAACGAAGAACGCTTGCTTGAATTGACCGCCCTTGCCGAACGCTATTCAAATCATCCGATTTCCGTATCGATAAAAGAAGAATTCCGCAAACGCACGGGACAAAACGCCGAAAGCGGCGCATTCGAAAAACGCGTATCGGGCGTGAACGAAATTGCAGGTCAGGGAATTACCGCCCTTGTCGACGGCAAAACCGTTTGCGCGGGCAACACGCGGCTTATGGATTCGGTCAGCGCAAAGTGGCGCAATTGCAGCAAATTCGGCACCATCGTTCACGTAGCGGTCGACGGACTATATGCGGGGCACATTGTCATAACCGACGAGCCGAAACCCAACGCCGCCGAGGCGGTGCGCCGTTTAAAAAAAGCCGGCGTAAAGCAAACCGTCATGCTTACCGGCGACTCCAAGGCCGCAGCCGATTACGTCGCTTCGCAGCTGGACATAGACATCGTATACACCGATTTACTGCCGAACGGAAAGGTTGAAATGGTTGAAAAACTTTTGGCGCAAAACGAATCGGCCGAAAGCGTAAAAGACACGCTCGCTTTTACCGGCGACGGAATAAACGATGCGCCCGTTCTTGCCCTTGCCGACGTCGGCATCGCCATGGGCGCTTTGGGAAGCGATGCGGCAATCGAAGCCGCCGATGTTGTACTCATGGACGACGATCCTGCCAAGCTGCCGCTGAGCATACGCATAGCGCGGCGCAGCCTGCGTATTATTCACGAAAACATCATCTTTGCGCTCGGCATAAAGTTGTTGGTGCTTACACTCGGCGCATTCGGCATCGCCAACATGTGGACGGCGGTTTTTGCCGACACGGGAGTTGCCCTGCTCGCGGTATTGAATTCCATGCGCGCACTCAAGATAAAGTAG
- a CDS encoding HD domain-containing protein has product MEQGNTRLEKQMNFIFELEKLKAVYRQNGTHGGERRENSAEHSWHVALMALILREYCKEKIDTEKTLAMLLIHDTVEIYAGDVFLYDESARENIKPAEKEAARKIFGLLPDDQKKYFTELWEEFENAQTPEAQYARVLDNLQPVLNHCAVNNQNIVTKSLTKAQIIKKKAFIKDFSEELWEFMLRVIDKSVAMGLYKK; this is encoded by the coding sequence ATGGAGCAGGGAAATACGCGGCTCGAAAAACAGATGAACTTTATTTTCGAGCTGGAAAAACTGAAAGCGGTTTACAGGCAAAACGGCACGCACGGCGGTGAACGCCGCGAAAACAGCGCGGAACATTCGTGGCACGTGGCGCTTATGGCGCTCATTTTGCGTGAATACTGCAAAGAAAAAATCGATACCGAAAAAACGCTTGCGATGCTTTTGATTCACGATACGGTCGAAATTTATGCGGGCGACGTTTTTTTATACGACGAGAGTGCACGTGAAAATATAAAACCTGCGGAAAAAGAAGCGGCGCGCAAAATATTCGGCTTATTGCCCGACGATCAAAAAAAATATTTTACGGAACTTTGGGAAGAATTCGAAAATGCCCAAACGCCCGAAGCGCAGTACGCCCGTGTGCTCGACAATCTGCAGCCGGTTTTAAATCACTGCGCCGTCAACAATCAAAACATCGTTACAAAAAGCCTCACAAAAGCGCAAATCATAAAAAAGAAGGCATTTATAAAAGATTTTTCCGAAGAATTATGGGAATTCATGCTGCGCGTAATCGATAAAAGCGTTGCAATGGGGCTGTACAAAAAATAA
- a CDS encoding SH3 domain-containing protein, whose amino-acid sequence MKEIIFTLITCFLLFSCSKTEKERNNSIIETEKSNATEIESNSNIDVNIVPGKYYRINSTEGLRVRESNSLTSYIINKYPDNFLVYVEEADKNPVEIDKITSVWVKIHHNNDKSGWVFGGYLKPLEKFPENSLDVNEYRYREYKSSYNDLKPSLLNNDWEYFYIFSKDYVGEPQQFSLDAYDMYTNIIYDEYKIFTGLYKDKESNEGYFIAKTDLQEKKLLELYSEESTSHLIVFLKPWNSEPEYISVGRWFNSEADFYISKNKISEKLYWKDE is encoded by the coding sequence ATGAAAGAAATTATATTTACTTTAATTACATGCTTTTTATTATTTAGTTGTTCGAAAACAGAAAAAGAAAGGAATAATTCAATTATAGAAACAGAGAAATCAAATGCAACGGAAATAGAAAGTAATTCAAATATCGATGTTAATATTGTTCCGGGAAAATATTATAGAATCAATTCAACGGAAGGATTAAGAGTTAGAGAATCGAATTCTTTAACGTCATATATTATAAACAAATACCCGGATAATTTTCTTGTATATGTTGAAGAGGCGGATAAAAATCCCGTTGAAATAGATAAAATAACAAGTGTTTGGGTAAAAATTCACCATAATAACGATAAAAGCGGTTGGGTATTCGGAGGGTACCTTAAACCTTTAGAAAAATTCCCTGAAAATTCCTTAGACGTTAATGAATACAGATACAGGGAATATAAATCTTCCTATAATGATTTAAAGCCTTCATTATTGAATAATGATTGGGAGTATTTTTACATTTTTTCTAAAGATTACGTTGGGGAACCTCAACAATTCTCATTGGATGCATATGATATGTATACGAATATTATTTACGATGAATATAAAATATTTACCGGACTGTATAAGGATAAAGAAAGTAACGAGGGGTATTTCATTGCAAAAACGGATTTACAAGAAAAAAAACTATTGGAACTATATTCTGAAGAATCGACGAGTCATTTAATTGTTTTCTTAAAACCTTGGAATTCAGAACCTGAATATATATCGGTTGGAAGATGGTTTAACTCCGAAGCCGACTTTTATATTTCAAAAAATAAAATTTCCGAAAAATTATATTGGAAAGATGAGTAA
- a CDS encoding type II toxin-antitoxin system RelE family toxin encodes MTKYRIAETETFEKKIKSAKYKSLYKKITEYVYPVLRENPYFGPNIKRLKGNYKDLYRFRIGDYRLFYKISEDTVIVFIVNIEARKDAYK; translated from the coding sequence TTGACTAAGTATCGAATAGCGGAAACCGAAACATTTGAAAAGAAGATAAAATCTGCAAAATATAAATCTTTATACAAAAAGATTACGGAATATGTATATCCGGTATTACGTGAAAATCCCTATTTTGGCCCCAATATTAAAAGACTCAAAGGAAATTACAAAGACCTATATCGTTTTAGAATAGGGGATTATCGTCTGTTCTATAAAATATCGGAAGATACGGTTATCGTATTTATAGTGAATATTGAAGCACGGAAAGATGCTTATAAATAA
- a CDS encoding type II toxin-antitoxin system RelB/DinJ family antitoxin: MTTISAKITQNDKISFERICDSMGINISSAINSFVKATIRENGLPFALKASEDPYIYSEENMKYLRKSIHQIETGKCQIHELKESD, from the coding sequence ATGACTACAATATCAGCAAAAATTACACAGAACGATAAAATAAGTTTTGAACGAATTTGTGATTCTATGGGAATAAATATTTCTTCGGCAATAAATTCTTTTGTAAAAGCTACAATTCGAGAAAACGGTCTTCCATTTGCGCTGAAAGCATCCGAAGATCCGTATATTTATTCGGAAGAAAATATGAAATATTTGCGTAAAAGTATACATCAGATTGAAACCGGGAAATGTCAAATTCATGAATTAAAGGAATCCGATTGA
- a CDS encoding alpha-hydroxy-acid oxidizing protein codes for MNAHTSKCHFCATCDGFGCTGELPGMGGFGGNINFRLNCAAWKTFELPDGLFESALREAEKGGDPSCILPFKMPEICLAPITGAVENVGYEEEESFYFDIINACDDASVKLSIGDGCPDIKLLSGIKAVETRKTVNPQAAAAVFVKPYPNERIIERFEWSSGIAEIVGVDIDSYNIVTMRRLVSLEKKTAEQLSELKRKTDLPFAIKGIFNESELDTVKSVKPDIVVISNHGGRVENRIGSTAEFLASYGKTLRKNCGRLWVDGGIRTFRDILVAGFLGAHAVMVGRPFITALCASGARGVRETAELLRGKTNATIF; via the coding sequence ATGAATGCGCATACTTCCAAATGTCATTTTTGCGCAACATGCGACGGTTTCGGCTGCACAGGCGAACTGCCCGGCATGGGAGGCTTCGGCGGCAATATCAATTTCCGGCTGAATTGCGCCGCATGGAAAACGTTTGAATTGCCCGACGGACTTTTTGAATCGGCGCTGCGCGAAGCCGAAAAAGGCGGCGATCCGTCTTGCATTCTTCCGTTTAAAATGCCGGAAATCTGCCTTGCGCCCATAACCGGCGCGGTGGAAAACGTCGGTTACGAAGAGGAAGAATCTTTTTACTTCGACATAATAAACGCCTGCGATGACGCTTCCGTAAAGCTTTCTATCGGCGACGGCTGTCCCGACATAAAACTTTTGTCCGGCATTAAAGCGGTTGAAACGCGCAAAACGGTAAATCCGCAGGCGGCCGCGGCCGTTTTTGTAAAACCGTACCCGAACGAACGCATCATCGAACGTTTTGAGTGGAGCAGCGGCATTGCCGAGATAGTCGGCGTAGACATCGATTCATACAACATAGTTACCATGCGCCGTCTGGTCAGCTTGGAAAAAAAGACTGCAGAACAGCTTTCCGAGCTAAAACGCAAAACCGACCTCCCCTTCGCGATAAAAGGAATTTTCAACGAAAGCGAGTTGGATACGGTAAAAAGCGTAAAACCGGACATCGTCGTTATTTCGAATCACGGCGGAAGAGTTGAAAACCGCATAGGAAGTACCGCCGAATTTTTGGCTTCGTACGGTAAAACGCTGCGCAAAAACTGCGGCCGACTGTGGGTTGACGGCGGCATCCGCACCTTCCGCGATATCCTCGTTGCGGGCTTTTTGGGCGCCCATGCGGTAATGGTCGGCCGCCCCTTTATCACCGCTTTGTGTGCTTCCGGCGCGCGCGGCGTACGGGAAACCGCGGAACTTTTGCGCGGGAAAACAAACGCGACTATTTTTTGA
- a CDS encoding C40 family peptidase, with protein sequence MTSSAKRALFCTYLGIFICFLQAVFLAAQEQTPEKLRAKVVAAAKQYIGVPYRYGGLTAAGMDCSGFIYTVAREATKVQLPRTARAMYSFCKTVPDEKREPGDIVFFKDGGEKITHAGLYIGNNQFIHAVSDGENTGVIVSSLNQGSWKRRYAGCGQFLPPSLPQDTRDKKTTKAPASAKDGADEKTSENAVKKNDKETTARAESAADISASDDPFDDISAKIFCAFSAQLRWNFFSADKFVPTVTGASFQTDVYYKGRVLRPGLSAAFRLEPLMGIYQFPLCVTLGLPHGFCLYAGPVFTAGSAHSLGTDRKLSAPIFPGTFGALWQSPSFRADKSEVSFIQDINWTVFSGAGNTRLDFTESAASGLRFSTGIRVTILAKDLFN encoded by the coding sequence ATGACGTCGTCCGCAAAGCGCGCGCTTTTTTGCACATATCTCGGCATTTTCATCTGTTTTTTACAGGCAGTCTTTCTTGCTGCGCAAGAGCAGACGCCCGAAAAGCTGCGCGCAAAAGTCGTCGCCGCGGCCAAGCAATATATCGGCGTTCCGTACCGTTACGGCGGTCTGACCGCCGCGGGTATGGACTGTTCGGGTTTTATCTACACGGTTGCGCGCGAAGCGACGAAAGTGCAGCTGCCGCGCACGGCCCGCGCGATGTATTCGTTTTGCAAAACGGTTCCCGATGAAAAAAGAGAACCGGGCGACATCGTGTTTTTTAAAGACGGCGGCGAAAAGATAACTCACGCGGGTTTATACATCGGGAACAATCAATTCATCCACGCCGTAAGCGACGGGGAGAATACCGGCGTTATCGTGTCGTCTTTAAACCAAGGCTCGTGGAAACGAAGATATGCCGGCTGCGGCCAGTTTTTGCCGCCCTCGCTTCCGCAGGATACGCGGGACAAAAAGACTACGAAAGCACCCGCCTCCGCAAAAGACGGCGCGGATGAAAAAACTTCGGAAAATGCCGTAAAAAAAAACGATAAAGAAACGACCGCACGAGCGGAATCCGCGGCCGACATCAGCGCTTCAGACGATCCGTTCGACGATATTTCCGCAAAAATATTCTGTGCGTTTTCGGCGCAGCTCCGCTGGAATTTTTTTTCGGCCGACAAATTTGTGCCGACGGTTACGGGAGCATCCTTTCAAACCGACGTCTATTACAAAGGCCGCGTCCTAAGACCGGGACTTTCCGCCGCATTCCGATTGGAACCGCTTATGGGCATATATCAGTTTCCGCTTTGCGTTACGCTCGGTCTTCCGCACGGGTTTTGCCTGTATGCGGGCCCGGTTTTTACGGCAGGAAGCGCACATTCGCTCGGCACCGACCGGAAACTTTCCGCCCCGATCTTTCCGGGCACATTCGGCGCGCTCTGGCAAAGTCCGTCGTTTCGGGCAGACAAAAGCGAAGTTTCATTCATTCAGGATATAAATTGGACGGTGTTTTCGGGAGCCGGCAATACGCGGCTCGACTTTACGGAAAGCGCGGCTTCGGGCTTGCGTTTTTCAACGGGAATTCGCGTAACGATTTTGGCAAAGGATTTGTTTAATTGA
- a CDS encoding helix-turn-helix domain-containing protein, giving the protein MRSALAIKQIDDYDYILREQFGFTCADGACCKTYTIPEEIGRGTIRNIFPCGNAGLSIIHIKLKYPLIMNYDGYDSAFETTCCFRGHIAYCETGVIDTCLSPNELGIYIKQKSRGMMMYPSGEEILAVSLFGTGEFKKLLPFCREETKEKTKTKETDGLVHWLMRPKKVEIPLKNLFRLILDTSIDAAAQPLFYEGIVKTLLTLLYRRYILNPSRGIVGAAMPSPDYAAVLCAHDILSERYTDPPTIPELARLVFLNENRLKRGFKELFGKTIHQFTNTLKMETAQSLLEDEDKTVSQIAYEVGYVNVSHFSHAFRQIYGKNPSDFRKP; this is encoded by the coding sequence ATGCGATCGGCTTTGGCCATTAAACAAATAGACGACTATGATTATATATTGAGAGAGCAGTTCGGCTTTACGTGTGCGGACGGGGCCTGCTGTAAAACATACACAATTCCCGAAGAAATCGGGCGCGGAACCATCCGCAATATTTTTCCCTGCGGCAACGCCGGCCTTTCGATTATTCATATAAAACTGAAATATCCGCTTATAATGAATTATGACGGCTACGATTCCGCGTTTGAAACAACCTGCTGTTTTCGCGGTCACATCGCCTATTGCGAAACAGGCGTAATCGATACGTGTCTTTCTCCGAACGAGCTGGGCATTTACATAAAGCAAAAAAGCCGCGGCATGATGATGTATCCTTCCGGCGAAGAAATCTTGGCGGTTTCGCTGTTCGGGACGGGTGAATTTAAAAAGCTGCTTCCTTTTTGCCGCGAAGAAACAAAAGAAAAAACGAAAACCAAAGAAACGGACGGCTTGGTTCATTGGTTGATGAGACCGAAGAAAGTTGAAATCCCGCTGAAAAACCTGTTCAGACTTATTCTCGATACCTCAATCGACGCCGCCGCGCAGCCGCTGTTTTACGAAGGAATTGTAAAAACGCTTTTAACGCTGCTTTATCGGCGTTATATTTTAAATCCTTCGCGCGGTATTGTCGGAGCGGCAATGCCTTCGCCGGATTATGCGGCCGTTTTGTGCGCCCATGATATTTTATCAGAGCGCTACACCGACCCGCCGACCATTCCCGAATTGGCACGGCTCGTATTTTTAAACGAAAATCGTTTAAAACGCGGATTTAAAGAGCTGTTCGGGAAAACCATTCACCAATTTACCAATACGCTAAAAATGGAAACGGCGCAATCGTTATTGGAAGACGAGGATAAAACCGTCAGCCAAATTGCCTATGAAGTCGGTTATGTAAATGTGAGCCATTTTTCGCATGCTTTTCGGCAAATTTACGGTAAAAATCCGAGCGATTTTCGTAAACCATAA
- a CDS encoding ABC transporter permease: MEIIKKTAYLLLVLLCVSFLSFFLANISPIDPAEAYARRISRSAGTELIAQYKKITGFDKTLPEQYWSWIKRAARLDFGVSYITKKDIRTELRKALPATLTVAVCAAVFIIVFSVPLGITAALNNGRFVDRLIGFFSFVSFSVPGYFAGLLCLRYFGMHLHWFPVIGHGHIVSVLFAAFVLALPMIGMLTRLLRSFLLENEDKEYIQYAKARGIGSRHIMARHLLRNAAPVLLTLWGQNIGYLIAGTAITESIFSIPGIGIYALNAAINRDFPVINAYLVLTAFAFVVCNGAAEFLGAALNPLLRNRA; this comes from the coding sequence ATGGAAATTATAAAAAAAACGGCATACCTTTTGCTCGTTTTATTGTGCGTGTCTTTTTTGTCGTTTTTTTTGGCGAATATATCGCCGATTGATCCTGCCGAAGCCTATGCGCGCCGAATTTCGCGTTCCGCCGGCACGGAATTGATCGCTCAATATAAAAAAATTACGGGATTCGATAAAACGCTGCCCGAACAGTATTGGTCATGGATAAAGCGGGCAGCCCGTTTGGATTTCGGCGTTTCGTATATTACCAAAAAAGACATACGAACCGAACTGCGCAAAGCTTTGCCGGCAACATTGACCGTCGCCGTATGCGCGGCCGTTTTTATTATCGTTTTTTCCGTTCCGCTCGGCATAACGGCGGCTTTAAACAATGGCCGCTTTGTGGACAGGCTCATCGGCTTTTTTTCTTTTGTAAGTTTTTCCGTGCCCGGTTATTTTGCCGGCCTTTTGTGTTTACGGTATTTCGGCATGCATTTGCATTGGTTTCCGGTTATCGGGCACGGGCATATCGTCAGTGTGCTTTTTGCCGCGTTTGTACTTGCGCTGCCGATGATCGGCATGCTTACCCGGCTTTTGCGTTCGTTTTTATTGGAAAACGAAGATAAAGAGTACATTCAATACGCTAAAGCGCGCGGAATCGGCAGCCGGCACATTATGGCTCGCCATCTTTTGCGCAACGCGGCGCCCGTTCTTTTGACGCTGTGGGGGCAAAATATCGGCTATTTAATCGCGGGAACGGCAATCACGGAAAGTATCTTTTCAATTCCCGGCATCGGCATCTATGCATTGAACGCCGCAATCAACCGCGATTTTCCCGTTATCAACGCCTATCTTGTGCTGACGGCATTCGCGTTTGTCGTGTGCAACGGCGCGGCGGAATTTCTCGGCGCTGCGCTCAACCCCTTGCTGAGGAACCGCGCATGA
- a CDS encoding dipeptide/oligopeptide/nickel ABC transporter permease/ATP-binding protein, with protein sequence MKKKMNAALVAGLIMLLLIAAAAVFCGVLAPNNPYKINMSLRFAGSSGSMPLGADAYGRCVLSRLMYGARYSMGLAAAVIGSVALLATPLGILCAFRGGIADKLFVLSCDISMAMPPAVLVLAVVGVMGNGLANLLISAVFAYWGWYGRMVRSYTQNESGKTYIVYAKTAGLSALGIAAKHIFPNIAPNLIVLLAMGIGDAVLMISGFSFLGIGLPAGTPEWGAMLSEAKSSLIQSPRFAVYPGLCVLFSVCACNITGEGLRLFFSPYRSLRHHNSRSSGIQVERGSVIEEKTDRNTVLSAADLCIEYPNEPVKICNVNFSIKKGEIFALIGESGSGKTSVCKAILGLLEGQALQSGSILLCGRELLPLAQDEHRRINGRDIGYIMQNPHAALDPCMKIKNHFIETIKAHLPCSMRDAFYIGCERLRKAGLYEAARIMESYPHQLSGGMLQRVMIAIAFSLQPVLLVADEPTGALDAYNSRLITDLLVKTAETSHTTVLFASHDMNAVENIADTVAVMKNGKIVEYGAAKKILQSPRHAYTAELLAASRLGKEAAHA encoded by the coding sequence ATGAAGAAAAAGATGAACGCGGCGCTTGTTGCAGGTCTCATTATGCTCTTGTTGATCGCCGCGGCAGCCGTTTTTTGCGGTGTGCTCGCGCCGAACAATCCGTATAAAATCAATATGAGCCTGCGTTTTGCCGGAAGCTCCGGCTCGATGCCCTTAGGTGCCGACGCGTACGGACGATGTGTTTTATCGCGGCTTATGTACGGCGCGCGCTATTCCATGGGACTTGCCGCGGCCGTCATCGGGAGCGTCGCGCTGCTTGCAACACCCTTGGGAATTCTGTGCGCATTCAGAGGCGGCATCGCGGACAAACTGTTCGTATTAAGCTGCGATATAAGTATGGCGATGCCGCCTGCGGTGCTGGTTCTCGCCGTTGTCGGCGTTATGGGAAACGGCTTGGCAAACCTGCTTATAAGCGCGGTTTTTGCCTATTGGGGCTGGTACGGCAGGATGGTGCGCAGCTATACGCAAAACGAAAGCGGCAAAACTTATATCGTTTACGCAAAAACCGCAGGGCTTTCGGCTTTAGGCATTGCGGCAAAACATATCTTTCCGAATATCGCGCCGAACCTTATTGTTTTGCTTGCTATGGGCATCGGGGATGCGGTGCTGATGATTTCGGGTTTTTCGTTTTTGGGGATAGGACTTCCTGCCGGTACTCCGGAATGGGGCGCGATGCTTTCGGAAGCGAAAAGCAGCTTGATTCAGTCGCCGCGTTTTGCCGTCTATCCGGGCTTATGCGTGTTGTTTTCCGTGTGCGCCTGCAATATTACGGGAGAAGGCTTGCGGCTGTTTTTTTCACCGTATCGCTCTCTTCGGCATCACAATTCCCGCTCGAGCGGCATTCAAGTCGAACGGGGATCCGTTATCGAAGAAAAAACGGATAGGAATACCGTCCTTTCCGCAGCCGATTTGTGTATTGAGTATCCGAATGAGCCGGTTAAAATATGCAATGTTAATTTTTCGATTAAGAAGGGAGAAATCTTTGCTTTAATCGGCGAAAGCGGAAGCGGCAAAACTTCCGTTTGTAAAGCGATTCTCGGTTTGCTTGAGGGACAGGCACTGCAAAGCGGAAGCATTCTTTTGTGCGGCAGGGAACTGCTGCCGCTGGCTCAAGATGAACATCGGCGTATAAACGGAAGAGATATCGGCTATATAATGCAAAATCCGCACGCCGCGCTTGATCCGTGCATGAAGATAAAAAATCACTTTATAGAAACAATTAAAGCCCACCTTCCCTGCAGCATGCGCGACGCCTTTTACATAGGGTGCGAACGGCTGCGGAAAGCGGGACTTTACGAAGCCGCGCGCATTATGGAAAGTTATCCCCACCAATTGAGCGGCGGTATGCTTCAACGGGTTATGATTGCCATAGCTTTTTCGCTGCAGCCGGTACTCTTGGTTGCCGATGAGCCGACCGGAGCGTTGGATGCTTATAACAGCCGCCTTATCACCGATTTGCTCGTAAAAACGGCCGAAACCTCTCATACGACGGTGCTTTTTGCTTCGCATGATATGAATGCCGTGGAAAACATCGCCGACACTGTTGCCGTGATGAAAAACGGCAAAATCGTCGAATACGGTGCAGCGAAAAAGATTCTTCAATCGCCGCGTCATGCGTATACGGCGGAACTGCTGGCCGCATCGCGCTTGGGAAAGGAGGCGGCCCATGCTTGA